The DNA sequence GTCGCCTGAGCCAATTCATTGCATGCTTCGCGGGTATCCATTAATGAGTTATTTAGAACATGTACCTTTACAAGCTCTCTCGCTTCAAGGGCATCGTTAACTTGATTTACAAGATTATCACCAATACCACCTTTACCAATCTGAAAAATGGCAGGTATATTATTTGCAAGACCTCTCAAATATGCACGCTGCTTACTGGATAACATTATATCAACCTTCTTTCGTATATAAGTGAACAGTGAACAGTGGGCAGCGAACAATAAGGACTAAATACAGTAGTTTACGTATTACCCGCTGTCCACTTGCAAATCAAAAAGAGATAGACCAAAGTCTATCCCGTATCTCTCTAATTATACTTCAACTTCTTTTCTGGATTTTCTTCTATGCAGTTCATAATTTGGGTCGCCCTTTTTCCATCCACTCCTATTTTTTTCAATAACTGTGACCGTTTTTTCGTTAAGAACAAAATCATTCTTCATCAAACAAAAGTAAGCGGAATCTCCAAGTTTACAGTTCCCACAATTAAAGCACGTCATAGTTTAAATTGCTGCCCCTCCAGTTCAAAATCATATAATTATTTAATATAAACATATTTTACTACAGAGGACAGCTTTTTGTCTATATATTTCTAATAAAATTTATCGCATATAGTCAAACTCTATATCATATATTTTTACAGTATCTCCTTCTTGAATACCCATGTTCTCCAATTCCTGTATAACCCCTTTTCTTTTCAGGGCCCTTTGGAAATACTGCAGCGATTCGGCATCATTAAAATTAGTAGAACCAACAATCTTTTGTACCCATTTTCCCTCGACGATATAAATGCCATTTTCAACTTTAACGGTAAAAGGCTTTTCTTCTTCTACTTTATATACTTTCATTTCTTCGTCTTCTTCAGTAAATATGGCAGGTGGCGGAAGTTCTTTTAATTTGCCGGAAACATACAGCATTAGTTCCCTAACCCCCTTATTGATGGCAGCTGAAATACCAAATACTTTATATCCCCGCTGCTCAATGACATCCTTAAACTTCTCAAATGCTTCCTCATTTTCCAGCAAATCTATCTTATTTGCTGCTACAACTTGTAATTTTTTGGCTAGCTTGGGATTGTACTGTGCAAGTTCTTTATTAATTGTATCAAAGTCTTGAAGAGGGTCTCGTCCTTCTATCCCTGATACATCCACCACATGAATAAGCATACGTGTCCGTTCCACATGTTTTAAAAATTCATGCCCCAACCCAATACCGGCGTGAGCTCCTTCAATTAGTCCAGGAATATCTGCAAGTACAAAGCTGTTTCCTTCCCCTAAATTCACTACACCCAAATTAGGGTTTATAGTCGTAAAATGATAATTTGCAATTTTAGGCCGGGCTTCGGAAACCACTGATAATACAGTGGATTTTCCTACATTAGGAAATCCTATAAGGCCAACATCAGCCAATAATTTCAATTCAAGAATAACTTCTTTTTCCTCGCCCGGTTCTCCGCTTTTTGCAAATTTTGGTGCCTGCCTTGTAGGCGTTGCAAAATGCACATTGCCCCAACCGCCTTTACCGCCTTTTGCTGCAACAAACTGCTGACCAGGCTCTACCATATCTGCAATGACTATATCGGTAAGCGCATCTTTAATAATAGTTCCTGGAGGAACTTTTATTACCAGGTCTTCTCCATTTTTTCCGAAAGATTTACCTCCTTTGCCGTCTTCTCCATTTTCAGCTTTATATTTCTTCTTATATCTAAAATCCATAAGTGTGCTTAATCCGCTGTCAACGACAAATATAACGTCCCCACCTTTTCCTCCATCGCCACCATCAGGACCCCCTGCGGGGACATATTTCTCCCTGTGAAATGACACAGCCCCATTGCCGCCATTTCCTGCTTTTATATATATCTTTGCTGTATCTACAAACATATGTCTCACCTCAAATTCTCTTTGTGCGTTTAATAATTTTAGTATAGGCAAATATACAGCTTATTATTTATTAGCTTGGAGCATTGACATAAGGATAAAGGCAGACTTTTTCAACAGTTTCTTCCGTGCCTTTGTCTATTTTTTTTACGCAAGCTATTTTAATAAAAATAAAATCTCAGACTTTACATCTGAGATTTTATTTTTAAAACGTTTATTGTGCTACAGCCTCTTCAACTGGATATACACTTACCTGTTTCTTATCTCTGCCTTTTCTTTCAAATTTAACTTTTCCATCGATAAGAGCAAATAAAGTATCGTCGCTACCCTTGCCAACATTTTCACCAGGGTGAATTTTTGTACCTCTTTGTCTTACCAGGATATTTCCAGCTAACACAAATTGTCCATCGGCCCTTTTAACACCAAGTCTTTTAGCTTCACTATCACGGCCGTTTTTAGTACTACCTACACCTTTTTTATGTGCGAATAATTGAATATTAATTTTAAACATCTTTACACCTCCTGTTCAAGAACCTGAACATACTTACTATACTGGTCTTCAAATTCTTTTAAAGTTAAAACCATCGTCTCTAGAATGATATTCGCCTTTTGCCGAATACATTCATCAAGCTTTTCAGGAAGTATGCATTCAAGATAAGCATCTTTAATTTCAAGACCTACCTGAATTCCTAAAACTCTGGTAAGTCCCAGAACAGCTGCCTGGCTGACACTTGAAACAGCTGCACAAACAATATCACTTCCGGTTTTAGCATATCCAGAATGTCCATATATTTTATACTTTACAATATTTCCATTCTCGTCTTTAAAAATTTCTGCATGAATCATATTCCACAAAAAAATTATGCATTGATCTTTTCAATCTGTACCTTAGTGTATGGCTGCCTATGTCCCTGTTTTTTTCTATAGCCTTTTTTTGGCTTATACTTAAAGATAATAATCTTTTTACCTTTTCCATGGGATAAAACTTTTGCATCCACACTTACACCGTTCAATACAGGAGTTCCAAAATTCACACTGTCATCCTTGGAAACTGCCAGCACCTTATCAAATTTTACTGCACTTCCTTCTTCAGCAGCAAGCTTTTCAATGAATAAAATATCTCCTTCTTGAACCTTGTATTGTTTTCCACCAGTTTCAATAATTGCGTACATTATCTGCACCTCCTCAACCCAGTCTCGCTGGATACAGGTACGAAAGTTCGTTTTAAAACCTGACCCATGCGGCTACCGCTACATTTTAGCATATGTTAACAACATTGTCAATGCTAATTTTTTCTTAATTTCTTAAGATTTTTCCTGTACCTTTGCAGTTCGGGCAGTCAACCCTTAGTATGGTAGATAAGCGCTCTCTTACTTTTTTTCTAGTCATTTCTACCAGTCCAAGATGTGTTATTCCTACTACAGTTGTTTTAGTCTTATCTTTTTTCAGGTAATGTTTTAATGTTTCGATCACCTTATCCCAGTGTTCTTGCCCGTGCATGTCAATGAAATCAATGATTATAATTCCGCCAATATCCCTCAACCTTAATTGTTTGGCAATCTCCTTAGCAGCTTCCAGGTTGGTTTTTAATACTGTATCTTCCAAATCTGTTTCGCCCACATATTTCCCGGTATTGACATCAATAACCGTCAAGGCTTCTGTCTGATCTATTACGATATATCCCCCGCATTTTAACCATACTTTTTTTTCTAATGCTTTACTGATCTTCCCCTTAATTTGGTAATATTCAAAAATATCATAGTCTTTACTGAAGTATTCTACTTTTTGCGTCAATGCAGAAGAAAGCATGTCTGTTAATTCAATTACCCTTGCATACTGTTCCTTGTCATTAATTACAAATTTATCTATGTTGGTTGTAAATAGGTCCCGCACTGAGCGAAACAGCAAATTAAAGTCCTTATGCAGCATGCGGGGTACCGGCCCCGATGCTTCTGCAGCTTTCACCTTACTCCATAATTTAAGAAGGAAGTTCAGGTCATGCGTAAAATCTGATAGTTCTTTCCCCTCACCTTCAGTACGGACAATAATTCCCATATCTTTGGGCTTTATGTTTTGCACCAACGCTTTCAGTCGTCGTTTCTCATCTTCACTATCAACTCTTTTAGAGATACCAATATGGTTTGCATTTGGCAAAAGAACAAGGTAACGCCCCGGCAGTGTAATATTTGTTGTAACCCGTGGACCTTTTGTCCCTATAGGCTCTTTTACCACTTGAACAGTTATTTCCTGTCCAACCTTCACTATATCAGTGATATTCATCCCTGTAGGATTGTCACCACATATTTCGCAATATTCATCTGAATCATTATCATCCTGGTCATTAACTATAATATCCTTGACATATAAAAAAGCGTTTTTTTCATACCCAATATCCACAAAAGCAGCTTGCATACCCGGAAGGACACTAATCACTTTACCTCTATAAATATTTCCCACCATTCCCTGATGGGCAGGACCTTCTATGTATAGTTCAACAAGTTCTTTGTCTTCCAACAAAGCCACCCTTGTTTGTCCCATACTTATGTCTACAATTATCTCATTTGACATTGTATTCCTCCTGCAACGCACCCCTATCTATATTTCAAGGCCGTTTTCAAGCAATAATCGCATACGGTGAATTTTAACAAAGTCAACTTCAAAATCAGGAATATACTTTTCTAAAGCCTGTACAACCAACTCCGGCTTTAAATTAGACGAACTTCCTGCACTTAATCTCATGCCAAGCACAATATGATCCCCATTCTCCTGTTCAACTCTTAAATGATGTATATCTTTCCGTATATTAACTAGTTTCACATCTTTCTTTCCCTGTTTTTCTATTAAAATTTCATCAGATTCCAACAGCTTGTTTATTTGCTCCGAAAAGCTGACATTCATCCTTTTCTTTAAATCAACCATAACCCTATAATCGGCCAGCGCTATAACACTCGCTATCTTATCTGCCCTATCGCCCAGTTGAACTGCTTTAGTAATACGTATACCACCAGGCAATGCTTTATTTAATTGCTCAA is a window from the Petroclostridium xylanilyticum genome containing:
- the yhbY gene encoding ribosome assembly RNA-binding protein YhbY; its protein translation is MLSSKQRAYLRGLANNIPAIFQIGKGGIGDNLVNQVNDALEARELVKVHVLNNSLMDTREACNELAQATGAESIQVIGNKFVLYKESKENKTIELP
- the obgE gene encoding GTPase ObgE, coding for MFVDTAKIYIKAGNGGNGAVSFHREKYVPAGGPDGGDGGKGGDVIFVVDSGLSTLMDFRYKKKYKAENGEDGKGGKSFGKNGEDLVIKVPPGTIIKDALTDIVIADMVEPGQQFVAAKGGKGGWGNVHFATPTRQAPKFAKSGEPGEEKEVILELKLLADVGLIGFPNVGKSTVLSVVSEARPKIANYHFTTINPNLGVVNLGEGNSFVLADIPGLIEGAHAGIGLGHEFLKHVERTRMLIHVVDVSGIEGRDPLQDFDTINKELAQYNPKLAKKLQVVAANKIDLLENEEAFEKFKDVIEQRGYKVFGISAAINKGVRELMLYVSGKLKELPPPAIFTEEDEEMKVYKVEEEKPFTVKVENGIYIVEGKWVQKIVGSTNFNDAESLQYFQRALKRKGVIQELENMGIQEGDTVKIYDIEFDYMR
- the rpmA gene encoding 50S ribosomal protein L27 encodes the protein MFKINIQLFAHKKGVGSTKNGRDSEAKRLGVKRADGQFVLAGNILVRQRGTKIHPGENVGKGSDDTLFALIDGKVKFERKGRDKKQVSVYPVEEAVAQ
- a CDS encoding ribosomal-processing cysteine protease Prp; amino-acid sequence: MIHAEIFKDENGNIVKYKIYGHSGYAKTGSDIVCAAVSSVSQAAVLGLTRVLGIQVGLEIKDAYLECILPEKLDECIRQKANIILETMVLTLKEFEDQYSKYVQVLEQEV
- the rplU gene encoding 50S ribosomal protein L21, translated to MYAIIETGGKQYKVQEGDILFIEKLAAEEGSAVKFDKVLAVSKDDSVNFGTPVLNGVSVDAKVLSHGKGKKIIIFKYKPKKGYRKKQGHRQPYTKVQIEKINA
- a CDS encoding Rne/Rng family ribonuclease, whose protein sequence is MSNEIIVDISMGQTRVALLEDKELVELYIEGPAHQGMVGNIYRGKVISVLPGMQAAFVDIGYEKNAFLYVKDIIVNDQDDNDSDEYCEICGDNPTGMNITDIVKVGQEITVQVVKEPIGTKGPRVTTNITLPGRYLVLLPNANHIGISKRVDSEDEKRRLKALVQNIKPKDMGIIVRTEGEGKELSDFTHDLNFLLKLWSKVKAAEASGPVPRMLHKDFNLLFRSVRDLFTTNIDKFVINDKEQYARVIELTDMLSSALTQKVEYFSKDYDIFEYYQIKGKISKALEKKVWLKCGGYIVIDQTEALTVIDVNTGKYVGETDLEDTVLKTNLEAAKEIAKQLRLRDIGGIIIIDFIDMHGQEHWDKVIETLKHYLKKDKTKTTVVGITHLGLVEMTRKKVRERLSTILRVDCPNCKGTGKILRN
- a CDS encoding TIGR03936 family radical SAM-associated protein, which codes for MSRVRLKYTREEPVKYISHLDLLRTFNRAIKRAGIPIVYSQGFNPHPIISFGLPLPVGVTSESEYMDIELEADMDPQNIIEQLNKALPGGIRITKAVQLGDRADKIASVIALADYRVMVDLKKRMNVSFSEQINKLLESDEILIEKQGKKDVKLVNIRKDIHHLRVEQENGDHIVLGMRLSAGSSSNLKPELVVQALEKYIPDFEVDFVKIHRMRLLLENGLEI